The stretch of DNA TCCAGCCCTTCGGGCGCGTCGGCGGTGGCGGCGAAGATGTGGATCTCGCCGGGCCAGCGCTCGGATTGGTAGCTCAGCGAGGTGCCGCAGCGGGCGCAGAAGCCGCGCTGCACCCCGGGCGAGGAAGCGAACGAAGCGGGCTCGCCGCTGAGGTAGACGAGGTTTTGGCGGGCCAAGCCGACGTAAGTGGCGAAGGCGGCGCCGCTGGCGCGGCGGCACTCCCGGCAGTGGCAATGGGCCACCCACAGCGGTTCCTCGGCCCGATAGCGCACGGCACCGCAGAGGC from Alphaproteobacteria bacterium encodes:
- a CDS encoding GFA family protein gives rise to the protein MNNPITIEGGCLCGAVRYRAEEPLWVAHCHCRECRRASGAAFATYVGLARQNLVYLSGEPASFASSPGVQRGFCARCGTSLSYQSERWPGEIHIFAATADAPEGLEPQGHVYCAEKLPWIELDDGLPQHPTTANAD